A genomic window from Thunnus maccoyii chromosome 2, fThuMac1.1, whole genome shotgun sequence includes:
- the LOC121912908 gene encoding mitoferrin-2-like, whose amino-acid sequence MEADGFVSRRTSVETPGVDSRVTGATAGAEIRWLGGRLMGASGGFVGALSPRMSGEQDFAPVLHRATQETSTSAEPEIDYEGLPQGAATSTHMLAGAVAGIMEHCLMYPIDCVKTRMQSLHPEPGARYRNVMDALRQIVRTEGVWRPIRGVNVLAVGAGPAHALYFACYEKIKFSLSDAIHPGTNSHFANGVAGCMATVIHDAIMNPAEVMKQRMQMFNSPYRGVLDCMGSMLRHEGLAAFYRSYTTQLTMNVPFQALHFMTYEYLQELLNPHRQYNPSSHVVSGALAGALAAAATTPLDVCKTLLNTQEAQAIHVIQAEAATATGAVGAAAAAAAASSPGSRHISGLGEAFRTVYRMGGVPAFFKGVQARVIYQMPSTAISWSVYEFFKYIITKRQHEKRLRGDRDGDK is encoded by the exons ATGGAAGCGGACGGTTTCGTGTCCCGGCGAACGTCCGTGGAAACACCGGGCGTCGACAGCCGCGTTACAGGAGCTACAGCCGGCGCAGAGATCCGATGGCTGGGTGGCAGGCTCATGGGCGCCTCGGGAGGATTTGTTGGGGCTCTTTCGCCGAGAATGTCAGGGGAGCAGGACTTTGCCCCGGTGTTGCATCGAGCAACTCAGGAGACCTCGACCTCTGCTGAGCCAGAAATAGACTATGAAGGGCTGCCTCAGGGAGCCGCCACCAGCACACACATGCTGGCAGGAGCCGTGGCTGGAATCATGGAGCACTGCCTTATGTACCCCATCGATTGTGTCAAG ACTCGCATGCAGAGCCTGCATCCTGAGCCCGGAGCGCGCTACCGCAACGTGATGGACGCCCTGCGGCAGATTGTGCGGACCGAGGGCGTGTGGCGGCCGATCAGAGGCGTGAACGTGCTGGCGGTGGGGGCGGGACCTGCCCACGCTCTCTACTTCGCCTGCTACGAAAAGATCAAGTTCTCGCTCAGCGACGCAATCCACCCCGGCACCAACAGCCACTTTGCAAACG GAGTGGCGGGCTGCATGGCCACAGTGATCCACGACGCCATCATGAACCCAGCTGAAG TTATGAAACAACGTATGCAGATGTTCAACTCACCTTATCGAGGCGTGCTGGACTGTATGGGCTCCATGTTGAGGCACGAGGGTTTGGCGGCTTTTTACCGCAGCTACACCACCCAGCTGACCATGAACGTGCCATTCCAGGCACTCCACTTCATGACCTACGAGTACCTCCAGGAGCTCCTCAACCCCCACAGACAGTACAACCCTTCCTCTCACGTTGTGTCAGGCGCACTGGCGGGAGCCCTggccgccgccgccaccacaCCCCTCGATGTCTGCAAGACCCTCCTCAACACGCAGGAGGCTCAAGCTATTCACGTGATCCAAGCCGAGGCAGCGACGGCAACCGGAGCGGtcggagcagcagcagcagcagccgccgcCTCGTCGCCCGGCAGCCGCCACATCTCTGGTCTGGGCGAGGCTTTTCGGACGGTGTACAGGATGGGAGGCGTGCCGGCCTTCTTCAAGGGCGTCCAAGCCCGTGTCATTTACCAGATGCCCTCCACAGCCATCAGCTGGTCCGTCTACGAGTTCTTCAAATACATCATCACCAAGCGCCAGCACGAGAAACGGCTGCGCGGAGACCGTGATGGAGACAAGTAA